In Nicotiana tabacum cultivar K326 chromosome 2, ASM71507v2, whole genome shotgun sequence, the following proteins share a genomic window:
- the LOC107793191 gene encoding uncharacterized protein LOC107793191, with the protein MRLSRTTSVARRSKDKKLVNSRAKKKHKRLDAICEKAYNNNHNDVVENAETIDWNVDGAELELRRSTRVRKTPVLLDASPPPPKKRRKIDRGSGMSSGSRVEKGAAVKLESPCSTSKDLEEGSRAWQSRLRSRTKGAGNRKKNNVKSPPVGKRKLFQDVDGLQEEMELEVGELDKQEARECEKSTIVKSKRPGRVKASNIMVTEQQEDDTGGGMEDGKMINLEELLQVRDEIDDDISKAGFKEGVEDGNVPLPLVSEDADQLETCVVPEECHTTDRVGTLEQDLQGKNEVSVGVNDQKDVGGGGLLADAEKDGSTNKQAKDGVSRVDDTQENAEGVSGDKPLEVEKVVKTDCASDLTLRKRRIREGRHCGLCGGGTDGKPPKRLVYGAASDDEAHSGSSASDEPNYDMWDGFGDEPGWLGRLLGPINDRYGIAGIWVHQQCAVWSPEVYFAGLGCLKNVRAALCRGRVLKCSRCGRPGATIGCRVDRCPKTYHLPCARANGCIFDHRKFLIACTDHLHLFQPYGSHYLQRIKKLKARKMKFELRKLSNDALRKDVEAEEKWLENCGEDEEFLKRESKRLHRDLLRIAPVYIGGSNSDAGIQFQGWDSVAGLQDVIQCMKEVVILPLLYPELFSSLGLTPPRGVLLHGYPGTGKTLVVRALIGSCARGDKRIAYFARKGADCLGKYVGDAERQLRLLFQVAEKSQPSVIFFDEIDGLAPCRGRQQDQTHNSVVSTLLALMDGLKSRGSVVVIGATNRPDSVDPALRRPGRFDREIYFPLPSVKDREAILSLHTKKWPKPVSGPVLKWIASKTVGFAGADLQALCTQAAIIALKRSFPLHERLSAVVKVHNATSPPLPNFKVEERDWVEALTCAPPPCSRREAGMAANDVVSAPLHTFLVPCLLKPLSRLLVSLYLDERLWLPPLFSKASELVKDVILSQLVKKKLPCNNWQSCVNDLLQEPDVISQIEDHFIRANILVGDASVGGFDASDDDIVHSLADSGPSKLQCAGARPKLLKNIFHMPGKKSGFRILISGNPRSGQRHLASSLLHCFVGNVDVQKVDLATISQEGHGDVIQGLTRILMRCASVGKCMIFMPRIDLWAMETSDQVCQEDSCSSVKPESLGKEAHLHNNSDDERNFNHSAEQAGDALKRASYLWSSFVEQVETICVSTSVMLLATCDVQLEALPVRVRQFFRSQMLNCSIPIPLEDSVSRFTEQLDRNFNQECLIDSSAAKLSKDLAQHFIQLIHRTNHVHLHACNNEASDKSEGIVAIECQRSDLRPTIEHVHKQCPVPTTAIVNSRNVKAKSSLMLAITTFGYQILLYPHFAELCWFTSKLREGPCADINGPWKGWPFNSCVIRPINSMRKVILSSYNTKGKEKYCMVRGLIAIGLLAYRGKYSSVREVFSEVRKVLELLVEQINDKVQNGRDRYHFGRLLSQVAYLDDMVSSWVYILQSLEGDSQLAVANPKIGCAGLPESANAPEDTPQREGGRELEESLDKAEILETYRPELTAENCSRLNPEAHSNGLMELNIDDVQEDGNNYSKDRCGIELSNYSMSSNTNGRLSTPNNLRIGDSNQKSVGNSIGLECSSNRSSNLSTDPSVVCLFRCCSQCLLNLQCTLRKMLSHEWGLKKVECMVEDAYDFLASLAAHLHSALRIWLLASNSTSLDEKRVQERYSEYFSCKETNMCGCRNLGDNLIKLRDCDCHLKGNGITEKCKSSQNLPQEVDTEFILRDGVLTNLDKKDVSTHCKFETLCLCSLVEWIVMRKEPFG; encoded by the exons ATGCGATTGTCGCGGACGACGTCGGTTGCAAGGAGAAGCAAGGATAAGAAATTGGTAAATTCTAGGGCTAAGAAGAAACACAAAAGACTAGACGCTATTTGTGAAAAAGCATATAATAACAACCATAATGATGTTGTTGAGAATGCCGAAACGATCGACTGGAATGTCGATGGTGCTGAGCTGGAGCTCCGTAGGAGCACTAGGGTTCGAAAAACTCCTGTTTTGCTCGATGCATCGCCTCCTCCCCCGAAGAAACGAAGGAAGATTGATAGGGGGAGTGGGATGAGCAGTGGTAGCAGGGTGGAGAAAGGAGCTGCGGTGAAGCTGGAGTCGCCTTGTTCGACTTCCAAGGATTTGGAAGAAGGCTCTAGGGCTTGGCAATCGAGATTGAGATCTAGGACTAAGGGTGCGGGTAACAGAAAAAAGAATAATGTAAAGTCGCCGCCAGTGGGTAAAAGGAAGCTTTTTCAGGATGTTGACGGGTTGCAGGAAGAAATGGAGTTAGAGGTTGGAGAGTTAGATAAACAAGAAGCTCGTGAATGTGAAAAATCAACTATAGTTAAGTCGAAGAGACCTGGAAGAGTAAAAGCTTCGAATATAATGGTTACTGAGCAGCAAGAAGATGATACAGGTGGTGGTATGGAGGATGGCAAAATGATAAACCTAGAGGAGCTGCTACAAGTGAGGGATGAAATAGATGACGACATTTCAAAGGCTGGATTTAAGGAGGGAGTTGAGGACGGCAATGTGCCATTGCCATTAGTTAGTGAAGATGCGGATCAGTTAGAAACTTGTGTAGTGCCAGAAGAATGCCACACAACTGACCGGGTGGGTACTCTGGAACAGGATTTACAAGGTAAAAATGAAGTGAGTGTTGGAGTAAATGACCAAAAGGATGTTGGGGGAGGTGGTTTACTTGCTGATGCTGAAAAAGATGGCAGCACAAATAAGCAAGCTAAAGATGGAGTTAGCAGAGTTGATGATACGCAGGAAAATGCTGAAGGTGTTTCTGGTGATAAACCTCTGGAAGTGGAGAAGGTGGTCAAAACAGATTGTGCTTCTGATCTTACTTTGAGAAAGCGTCGAATTAGAGAGGGAAGACACTGTGGTTTGTGTGGAGGAGGTACCGATGGTAAACCTCCAAAAAGGCTCGTTTATGGGGCTGCCAGTGATGATGAAGCACACAGTGGGTCCTCCGCTTCTGATGAACCTAACTATGACATGTGGGATGGATTTGGTGACGAACCTGGCTGGCTTGGGCGTCTCCTGGGGCCCATAAATGATCGTTATGGTATAGCTGGGATTTGGGTTCATCAACAATGTGCTGTATGGAGTCCAGAG GTTTATTTTGCTGGCTTGGGATGCTTGAAAAATGTTAGGGCAGCGCTCTGTAGGGGAAGGGTTTTAAAATGCAGCCGCTGCGGAAGGCCTGGGGCAACAATTGGTTGCCGTGTTGATAGATGTCCAAAAACTTATCACCTG CCTTGTGCACGGGCCAATGGCTGCATCTTTGACCATCGCAAATTTCTCATAGCCTGCACAGATCACCTCCATCTCTTCCAACCATATGGAAGTCATTATTTGCAGCGTATAAAGAAATTGAAAGCTAGAAAAATGAAGTTTGAGCTGAGAAAGTTGTCAAATGATGCCTTGCGCAAGGATGTTGAAGCAGAGGAAAAGTGGTTGGAGAACTGTGGAGAGGATGAAGAGTTTTTGAAACGTGAAAGCAAGAGACTTCATCGAGATCTATTGAGAATTGCGCCTGTATATATTGGGGGTTCAAACTCTGATGCTGGTATACAGTTTCAGGGTTGGGACTCTGTTGCCGGGCTCCAAGATGTCATCCAATGTATGAAAGAGGTTGTTATCTTACCGCTTTTGTATCCTGAGCTCTTTAGTTCTCTGGGGCTTACACCTCCTAGAGGAGTTCTTTTGCATGGATATCCTGGGACAGGGAAAACTTTGGTAGTACGGGCACTAATTGGTTCATGTGCTCGTGGTGATAAGCGAATAGCATATTTTGCCCGTAAAGGAGCAGATTGTTTGGGGAAGTATGTTGGTGACGCTGAGCGTCAGCTAAGACTTCTATTTCAGGTAGCCGAGAAATCTCAACCATCTGTCATTTTCTTCGATGaaatagatggtttggcacctTGCCGTGGTAGGCAGCAAGACCAGACGCATAATTCAGTTGTCTCCACTTTGCTTGCTCTAATGGATGGTTTAAAATCTCGAGGTTCAGTTGTTGTAATAGGAGCCACAAATCGTCCTGATTCTGTTGATCCAGCATTAAGGCGTCCGGGTAGGTTCGACCGCGAGATTTACTTTCCACTTCCATCTGTTAAGGACAGAGAAGCTATTCTCTCCTTGCATACAAAGAAATGGCCTAAACCTGTCTCTGGACCAGTACTCAAGTGGATAGCTAGCAAGACAGTGGGCTTTGCTGGTGCTGATTTGCAGGCTCTGTGTACTCAGGCAGCCATAATTGCTTTAAAAAGGAGCTTTCCCTTGCATGAGCGACTCTCTGCAGTGGTGAAAGTTCACAATGCTACATCTCCCCCTCTTCCCAATTTTAAGGTGGAGGAGAGGGATTGGGTAGAGGCTCTTACATGTGCACCACCTCCATGTTCACGTAGAGAAGCTGGAATGGCTGCTAATGATGTGGTTTCAGCGCCTCTACACACCTTTCTTGTTCCATGTTTGCTAAAACCACTTAGTAGATTGCTTGTATCCCTTTATCTAGACGAACGCCTCTGGTTGCCGCCCCTATTCTCTAAAGCTTCTGAGTTGGTAAAAGACGTTATTCTTTCTCAATTGGTTAAGAAGAAATTACCATGCAATAATTGGCAGTCCTGTGTTAATGATTTGCTTCAAGAACCAGATGTTATCAGTCAGATTGAAGATCACTTTATACGTGCCAACATTCTGGTTGGAGATGCTAGTGTTGGTGGTTTTGATGCTAGTGATGATGACATTGTTCACAGTCTCGCTGATTCTGGACCATCAAAGTTGCAGTGTGCAGGGGCTCGGCCTAAATTGTTGAAGAATATCTTTCATATGCCTGGAAAGAAATCGGGATTTAGAATACTAATTTCTGGAAATCCAAGATCTGGCCAGAGGCATcttgcttcctctcttcttcattGTTTTGTTGGTAATGTTGATGTCCAGAAGGTGGATTTGGCCACTATTTCTCAAGAAGGACATGGAGATGTCATTCAGGGGTTGACGCGGATACTCA TGAGATGTGCTAGTGTGGGGAAGTGCATGATATTTATGCCAAGAATTGATTTATGGGCCATGGAGACATCTGATCAAGTCTGTCAGGAGGATAGTTGTTCTTCAGTAAAGCCTGAATCATTAGGCAAGGAAGCTCATTTGCATAATAATAGTGACGATGAAAGGAACTTTAACCATAGTGCTGAACAGGCTGGGGATGCTCTGAAAAGAGCCTCATATCTGTGGAGCTCCTTTGTTGAGCAAGTGGAAACTATATGCGTGTCCACATCTGTGATGCTTCTG GCTACATGCGATGTACAGTTGGAAGCACTCCCTGTTAGAGTGAGGCAGTTCTTTAGAAGTCAGATGTTGAACTGCAGTATCCCAATTCCCTTGGAGGATTCAGTTTCTAGATTTACCGAGCAGCTTGATAGAAATTTTAATCAAGAATGTCTGATTGATTCCTCAGCAGCGAAGTTGTCAAAAGATTTAGCTCAGCACTTCATTCAGCTGATTCATCGTACAAACCATGTCCACTTGCACGCCTGCAATAATGAAGCTAGTGACAAATCTGAGGGCATTGTTGCCATAGAATGTCAGAGGTCAGATCTTAGACCAACAATTGAGCATGTGCATAAACAATGTCCAGTTCCTACTACTGCAATAGTTAACAGTAGAAATGTAAAAGCGAAATCAAGCTTGATGTTAGCAATTACCACATTTGGCTatcaaattctgctatatcctcATTTTGCTGAACTTTGTTGGTTTACATCCAAGTTAAGAGAAGGTCCTTGTGCTGACATAAATGGACCTTGGAAGGGTTGGCCATTCAATTCTTGTGTTATTCGACCTATTAACTCAATGAGAAAGGTTATCCTTTCTTCCTACAATACTAAAGGCAAAGAGAAATATTGTATGGTGCGAGGCCTGATAGCTATTGGATTGTTGGCATACAGAGGCAAATACTCATCCGTTAGAGAAGTTTTTTCAGAGGTTCGAAAAGTTCTCGAGCTTCTGGTTGAACAGATCAATGATAAAGTTCAGAATGGGAGGGATAGGTATCACTTTGGTCGTCTTTTATCGCAAGTGGCTTATCTTGATGACATGGTTAGTAGCTGGGTTTATATATTGCAGAG TTTAGAGGGAGACTCTCAACTCGCAGTGGCAAACCCAAAGATTGGTTGTGCTGGACTTCCGGAAAGCGCTAATGCTCCTGAGGATACACCTCAAAGGGAGGGAGGTCGTGAGCTAGAAGAATCCCTTGACAAAGCGGAGATACTAGAAACATATCGGCCAGAACTAACTGCTGAAAATTGTAGTCGTCTTAATCCAGAAGCACATTCTAATGGGCTCATGGAGTTAAATATTGATGATGTTCAAGAGGATGGTAATAATTATTCCAAGGACAGGTGTGGCATTGAGCTTTCCAATTATAGTATGAGTTCCAACACAAATGGAAGATTGTCCACTCCAAACAATCTTCGAATTGGAGATAGCAACCAAAAGTCAGTTGGCAATAGCATAGGTCTTGAATGTTCATCAAATAGATCTTCCAATCTTTCAACTGACCCTAGTGTAGTGTGTTTATTTCGGTGCTGTTCTCAGTGCCTGCTGAACCTTCAGTGCACCTTGAGAAAAATGCTTTCCCACGAGTGGGGACTAAAAAAGGTTGAGTGTATGGTAGAGGATGCTTATGACTTTCTGGCCTCATTAGCTGCACATCTTCATTCGGCTTTGAGGATTTGGTTGCTGGCTAGCAATTCAACTTCGCTTGATGAGAAGCGAGTACAAGAAAGGTACAGTGAATACTTTTCATGCAAGGAAACTAACATGTGTGGATGTCGAAACTTAGGGGACAATTTAATCAAGCTGAGAGATTGTGATTGTCATTTGAAAGGCAATGGCATAACTGAGAAATGCAAATCTTCTCAGAATTTGCCTCAGGAGGTTGATACTGAGTTTATCCTTAGAGATGGTGTACTGACCAACTTAGACAAGAAGGATGTTTCTACTCATTGTAAATTTGAGACGTTATGCCTTTGTTCTCTTGTAGAGTGGATAGTAATGAGAAAGGAACCTTTTGGTTGA